A single genomic interval of Armigeres subalbatus isolate Guangzhou_Male chromosome 1, GZ_Asu_2, whole genome shotgun sequence harbors:
- the LOC134206027 gene encoding U3 small nucleolar RNA-interacting protein 2 → MSSFFLKGKPRTSTKRKFEKSKPNKKDNPPAKKGKDESEEEIDSDEEEEQTLASSGKKFNFEDEDEGFRETAQDKRLRLAKKYLKEVEETERERKNDEEIHDSVSTVLKEDYLESIGRLYREVSTQYKGFDLEKSVSLRFKQQHLSPTCLCLTEDDRFLYVANKNGIIVRWDLTKKERLAVTKPQKTAIQSLAISHDLKFLVVADGTNEIKVLDGTTLESVNSLSGHSDVVTGVVFRKNTHQLYSCAKDRTVKVWSLDEMLYVETLYGHQTPVTSIDALSRERAITSGGSDCSIRIWKIVEESQLVYNCPPSVDSIECVKLIGDEHFLSCGTDGSLSVWSSGKKKPMHTVPLAHGKTTNGEANWITAIASLLNTDVIASGSCDGFVRVWRLVGAGKTIEPLMEIPVEGFVNALTFSNDGKQLIVCVGQEHRLGRWWTLKQAKNRTVVIPLIVAEDESKGKRKKKFDY, encoded by the exons ATGTCATCATTTTTCCTCAAAGGAAAACCCCGAACCAGCACCAAGCGCAAG TTCGAAAAATCAAAGCCAAACAAAAAGGATAACCCACCGGCTAAGAAAGGAAAGGATGAATCCGAGGAGGAAATCGATAGCGATGAAGAAGAGGAGCAAACTTTGGCCTCCAGTGGTAAAAAGTTTAACTTTGAGGATGAAGATGAGGGATTTAGAGAAACAGCCCAGGACAAGCGGTTGCGTTTGGCCAAAAAGTATCTGAAGGAAGTGGAAGAAACGGAACGAGAACGGAAGAACGATGAAGAGATCCACGACAGCGTAAGCACAGTGCTGAAGGAGGACTACCTGGAAAGCATAGGTCGGCTGTATAGGGAAGTGTCCACACAATATAAGGGTTTCGATTTGGAAAAGTCTGTTAGCTTACGGTTCAAACAGCAGCACTTGTCACCGACGTGTTTGTGTCTTACGGAGGACGATCGTTTTCTGTACGTGGCCAACAAGAACGGCATTATCGTGCGGTGGGATTTGACCAAAAAGGAACGGCTGGCTGTAACGAAGCCGCAGAAAACGGCCATTCAGAGTTTGGCCATTTCAcatgatttgaagtttttggtGGTGGCGGATGGGACGAACGAAATCAAAGTGCTGGATGGGACCACATTGGAGTCCGTTAACAGTTTGAGTGGGCATTCGGATGTCGTGACGGGTGTGGTGTTTCGTAAGAACACTCACCAGCTGTATTCTTGCGCCAAGGATCGAACGGTGAAGGTTTGGTCCCTGGATGAGATGCTGTATGTGGAAACATT ATATGGCCATCAAACCCCTGTTACGAGTATCGATGCCCTATCCCGGGAAAGGGCTATCACCTCGGGTGGTAGCGACTGTTCCATCCGCATCTGGAAGATCGTAGAGGAGTCACAGTTGGTGTACAATTGTCCGCCCAGCGTTGATAGCATCGAGTGCGTCAAACTGATCGGAGACGAGCATTTTTTGTCCTGTGGAACCGACGGGTCGCTGTCGGTTTGGAGCTCGGGCAAGAAGAAGCCCATGCACACGGTACCGCTTGCGCACGGTAAAACGACAAACGGGGAAGCCAATTGGATCACTGCCATTGCGTCGCTTTTGAACACCGACGTAATCGCTTCCGGGTCGTGTGACGGATTTGTGCGGGTTTGGAGGTTGGTTGGGGCGGGCAAAACGATCGAACCGTTGATGGAAATTCCGGTGGAAGGGTTCGTCAACGCGCTGACGTTCAGCAACGATGGTAAGCAGTTGATCGTTTGTGTGGGCCAAGAGCATCGGCTTGGTAGGTGGTGGACGCTGAAGCAGGCAAAGAATCGAACCGTGGTAATTCCGCTGATTGTGGCGGAAGACGAATCAAAAGGTAAGCGGAAGAAAAAGTTTGATTATTAA